Within the Laspinema palackyanum D2c genome, the region ACACAGACGCGATCGCGATCGAGATCTAGGGACCGATATTCTTCCCGTTTGTGCAAGGCACCTCCGATCATCTGTCCTGATTCATCAAACATCACTTCGGCGTGAGAAATTTCGGCGACTTCCCCGATATCGAGGCGGATTTCTTGTTGTCCCTCGATCGCCGCTTGTAACATCAAGGGTTCCGATCGCTGGCAGGGATAGGTTACCCCTTTTTCAAACAAGGGAAAATAGGAGTAGGTTTTACAATGGGGGTCCCATAACCGAATCGCGTAACTGTGGCGCAGATAATCCTCGACTATCACCGCATCATTTAAGGCTAATGCACCATGGGCCACCGCTTCAAAGGGTTTATCCATTTTCACCCGCGATCGGCCAAAATAGGAGACAATTAAAGTTTGAACCGCTGGAATTAAACAACTCCCCCCTACTAACAGTACCTGTTCAATTTCGGCTTTACTAATTCCTTTCATTTGCGCGACTGCTAACACCTCATCCACTGCGCCGCGCAATTGTTCTAAAAGTTGATGATAATCTAACACTGCCTCAAAGCGATCGCGACTTAATTCGACTTCGTAGGACATAAAATTTTCATCATCAAACCATGCCTCTTTCGCCTCAAATTCCCGAGACAGGCGCATTTTTAACTTTTCAGCAATTTCTAATAACCGTTGCCACCCCATTTCCCCAATTTGGGACCGGGATAAACCCTGCCGTTGCAGATAATCTTCCACAATCCAGATATCAATATCAACCCCGCCAATATAGGCATCAGATTTTCCTAAAACCTCCGCTTGTAACGCTGAATTTCCCGATTGGGGTGGGTTCGTGCGAATTAAGCTCAAATCTAGAGTTCCTCCGCCAAAATCTACCACCAATACCACAGAACCGGGTTTTTTGATGGCATAACCCAGGGCCGCTGCGGTGGATTCATCAATAATATTAATCTCAGCAATTTCCAGGCGACTACCCAAGTCTCGAAACCAATCTAAATAGCGCTCAAATGCCCCCACAGGAACGGTAAAAATCAGTTTACTCGGCTTGATTCCGCCCTGTGAAAGACGATGGCAAATTTCTTTTAAAAAAGATTCAGAAATCGTCGATGCCGAGTAGGTCAATCCATCGACTAACCGGGGTGGGGCTTGAAAATCCGCTGCTAACTCTCGTTTAAATCCTTGAAATAACCGTCCGGGTTCAGCCTGTCCTAACCGGGTAGAAATCACCTGCTGCCCTAAAATAATTTGATTTGCTTTTTTAATAAAAACTACGGTGGGAATAACTGGAATTTCTAAACTTTCTCCCGTCTGTTTTTTACCTTTAAAAATCCTGGAAATTTCTCCAAATCTTAGGGTTTCAGGGGAATTATTATCGGGGTTAAGAATACTAACAACGGTGTTACTGGTGCCAAAATCAATTGCGACTACGGTCATAATTTTCCTGAGCAGGGATTACAGCCTCGGGAGAGGACACTTCAGTTCATGGGGGTCTTAGGAAGAGGCATTGATCCCACGGGGAAGGGTTCGGCTAACTTTCGCTGGAGACAGAATGCGATCGCCTTGACGATAGCCTACAAAGCGAATATAAACTACCTCTCCCGGTTGAATTTCATCAGAGTCCCCTTGATGGAATTGCGGGTTGTAAGCCACAGATTCCCAAGGATGACCAATCGGTTCATAGCCCCAATTTTCTAATAAATTATCCAGCGGTGCAAACAACGCCGTGAGATTTTTAGCCGGTAAATCCGGTTTAATGCGGGCCATTTCTGCGGCAGTGGGATAGTTCGTCAGCAAGGTTTGTATTTCCTCAAAGGTAGACTGACAAAACTCCTCCCAAATCTGGGATTTTTGGTTCTCCAATTCCTCTCGCAAGCGCTGGCATTGTTG harbors:
- a CDS encoding Hsp70 family protein; this encodes MTVVAIDFGTSNTVVSILNPDNNSPETLRFGEISRIFKGKKQTGESLEIPVIPTVVFIKKANQIILGQQVISTRLGQAEPGRLFQGFKRELAADFQAPPRLVDGLTYSASTISESFLKEICHRLSQGGIKPSKLIFTVPVGAFERYLDWFRDLGSRLEIAEINIIDESTAAALGYAIKKPGSVVLVVDFGGGTLDLSLIRTNPPQSGNSALQAEVLGKSDAYIGGVDIDIWIVEDYLQRQGLSRSQIGEMGWQRLLEIAEKLKMRLSREFEAKEAWFDDENFMSYEVELSRDRFEAVLDYHQLLEQLRGAVDEVLAVAQMKGISKAEIEQVLLVGGSCLIPAVQTLIVSYFGRSRVKMDKPFEAVAHGALALNDAVIVEDYLRHSYAIRLWDPHCKTYSYFPLFEKGVTYPCQRSEPLMLQAAIEGQQEIRLDIGEVAEISHAEVMFDESGQMIGGALHKREEYRSLDLDRDRVCVAHLNPPGQIGLDRISVRFEVNSGRVLLATVRDLVTGETLVDKEAIAKLK
- the grpE gene encoding nucleotide exchange factor GrpE, whose protein sequence is MIEEPNLIGFGWVLSFVLFIGILYLVELGNLKNQQLKYDALLGSRMKQLGLIHWKQLAQTAGISTLRLRQIRSGAIGNIPWRELRQLAQALNWSMGELEQQLEPLPTPSKTPSVMGNSPLELTAELRQQCQRLREELENQKSQIWEEFCQSTFEEIQTLLTNYPTAAEMARIKPDLPAKNLTALFAPLDNLLENWGYEPIGHPWESVAYNPQFHQGDSDEIQPGEVVYIRFVGYRQGDRILSPAKVSRTLPRGINASS